Proteins from one Gimesia maris genomic window:
- a CDS encoding sulfatase family protein, which produces MADTETQSSLQRVKKRFPGISFLVICLVFLSLLSNVADARPARQHPNFVIIFTDDQGYQDVGVFGSPNIKTPNLDQMAKEGIRFTDFYAAQAVCSASRVALLTGCYPNRVGIRGALGPQSKIGINAEETTIAEVVKPQGYATAIYGKWHLGHLPEFLPTRHGFDEYFGLPYSNDMWPFHPTAGKRFPDLPLIENETVINPKVTGKEQAQLSTWYTERAVSFINKNHDKPFFLYVPHSMPHVPLFVSDKFKGKSEQGLYGDVIMEIDWSVGQIRQALKENGIEENTLVIFTSDNGPWLSYGDHAGSALPLREGKGTAWDGGQREPCIMAWPGQIPAGSVCHQMAMTIDILPTIAYLSGGKVPQDRIIDGKNIWPLMSGEQGAQSPHDVLYFYWGDHLNAVRSGKWKLHFPHPYRSLKNKPGSGGTPGPYIQKKTGLALYNLDDDVSESKNVANQHPDVVKRLTALAEQAREDLGDTGTKRKGKNNRQPGRVD; this is translated from the coding sequence ATGGCCGATACTGAAACACAATCTTCCTTGCAGCGCGTTAAAAAACGGTTCCCTGGTATCAGCTTTCTTGTGATCTGCCTGGTATTCCTGTCACTGCTGTCAAACGTGGCAGACGCCCGACCGGCCCGTCAGCATCCCAACTTCGTCATCATCTTCACCGACGATCAAGGCTACCAGGATGTCGGCGTCTTCGGCTCACCCAATATCAAAACCCCCAATCTCGACCAGATGGCAAAAGAAGGCATCCGCTTCACCGACTTCTACGCGGCTCAAGCCGTCTGTTCTGCTTCGCGTGTCGCGCTGCTCACCGGCTGCTATCCCAATCGTGTTGGTATTCGCGGTGCACTCGGCCCCCAATCCAAAATCGGGATCAATGCTGAAGAAACCACCATCGCCGAAGTCGTCAAACCCCAGGGTTATGCCACCGCCATCTACGGTAAATGGCATCTGGGACACCTCCCCGAATTCCTTCCCACACGACATGGCTTCGATGAATACTTCGGGCTCCCCTACTCCAACGATATGTGGCCCTTCCATCCCACTGCCGGCAAACGCTTCCCCGATCTCCCGCTGATCGAAAACGAAACCGTCATCAACCCCAAAGTCACCGGCAAGGAACAGGCCCAACTCTCTACCTGGTATACCGAGCGTGCGGTCTCCTTCATCAATAAAAACCATGACAAACCTTTCTTCCTGTATGTTCCACACTCGATGCCACACGTCCCCCTGTTTGTCAGCGATAAATTCAAAGGCAAATCCGAACAGGGGCTTTACGGCGATGTCATTATGGAAATCGACTGGTCCGTCGGCCAGATTCGACAGGCGCTGAAAGAAAACGGTATCGAAGAAAATACCCTGGTCATCTTCACCTCCGATAATGGCCCCTGGCTCTCCTACGGCGATCACGCCGGCTCTGCACTCCCGCTGCGTGAAGGCAAAGGAACCGCCTGGGATGGCGGACAACGCGAACCCTGTATCATGGCCTGGCCCGGTCAGATTCCAGCGGGCTCCGTCTGCCACCAGATGGCAATGACCATCGACATACTTCCCACCATCGCCTACCTCTCCGGCGGCAAAGTTCCCCAGGATCGCATCATCGATGGCAAGAACATCTGGCCTCTGATGAGTGGCGAACAGGGAGCCCAATCCCCCCACGATGTCCTCTACTTCTACTGGGGCGATCATCTCAACGCCGTCCGCAGCGGAAAATGGAAACTGCATTTTCCTCATCCTTATCGCAGCCTGAAAAACAAACCCGGTTCAGGTGGAACTCCCGGCCCCTACATTCAGAAGAAAACCGGCCTGGCCCTTTACAACCTGGATGACGACGTCAGTGAAAGTAAAAACGTCGCCAACCAGCATCCCGATGTCGTCAAACGCCTGACCGCGCTGGCAGAACAGGCCCGCGAAGACCTCGGCGATACCGGCACCAAACGCAAAGGCAAAAACAACCGCCAGCCCGGTCGTGTGGATTGA
- a CDS encoding transglutaminase-like domain-containing protein, which yields MWRFLIPFLLSGSSLLAAEPVFDAIDYATPEKYLTAPASLGDQAKIKAQALTLKADSDQKTVSNVLDWMNASLKYQADLAYQWRNYDTVIGDGCYGGCADYAIACGVLLKSAGIPTVWVKTMDVPWIWTLKRGDAFQTWSGHVFLEVYLDGKWVLLDPGAKRVYPNYSPEMRILPGNRFAYHKGNDPKTMIMSLQWEDWKLQTRAYFSKLDPRLLPVDTVASVVLGKTCFVIGNSPYYQRLTKLAQQQGLTVAKSFNTGYDTYLPLAKGHILYIATHEGQPTVPIATLEKYFPNASAGIKPGRITIEGTEILFIELPREISINEKRNQLEQERKQLEQRKAKLLAK from the coding sequence ATGTGGCGGTTTTTGATTCCTTTTCTATTATCTGGCTCGAGTCTGCTGGCTGCAGAGCCCGTGTTTGATGCCATTGATTATGCTACTCCCGAGAAATATCTGACCGCTCCTGCCAGCCTGGGAGATCAGGCAAAGATCAAGGCGCAGGCGCTGACTTTGAAGGCAGACAGCGATCAGAAAACGGTTTCCAATGTACTGGACTGGATGAATGCCAGTTTGAAGTATCAGGCTGATCTGGCATACCAGTGGCGCAACTATGATACGGTGATCGGGGATGGCTGCTATGGTGGCTGTGCTGATTATGCGATTGCCTGTGGTGTTCTGCTGAAAAGTGCCGGCATCCCGACCGTCTGGGTGAAAACGATGGATGTGCCCTGGATCTGGACTTTGAAACGAGGCGACGCGTTTCAGACCTGGTCGGGGCATGTGTTTCTGGAGGTTTATCTCGACGGGAAATGGGTGCTGCTGGATCCGGGGGCAAAACGTGTCTATCCGAATTATTCACCCGAGATGCGAATCCTGCCGGGCAATCGCTTCGCCTATCATAAAGGCAATGATCCCAAAACAATGATCATGTCTTTGCAGTGGGAAGATTGGAAACTGCAGACCAGAGCGTATTTTTCGAAACTGGACCCGAGGCTGCTGCCCGTTGATACTGTAGCGTCAGTCGTGCTGGGGAAAACCTGTTTTGTGATCGGTAATTCTCCCTACTATCAGAGGCTGACGAAGCTGGCTCAACAGCAGGGTTTGACTGTAGCCAAGTCGTTCAATACCGGCTACGACACCTATCTGCCGCTGGCGAAGGGGCACATCCTTTACATTGCGACACACGAAGGCCAGCCCACGGTTCCCATCGCGACGCTGGAGAAGTATTTCCCCAACGCTTCAGCCGGGATTAAACCGGGAAGGATTACCATTGAGGGGACCGAGATTCTGTTTATCGAACTTCCCAGAGAGATTTCAATCAACGAGAAACGGAACCAGTTAGAACAGGAAAGGAAACAGCTTGAGCAGAGGAAGGCAAAGCTTCTCGCGAAGTAA
- a CDS encoding HEAT repeat domain-containing protein — protein MKSESETLSLDLRAMMYRYCFLLLLLVGCNSDPQIDYTTLTVDQLRSRLTDSDPNVRWQSVFELERREGGGIQAVKELTALLDDKNVEVRRVTTQAFAGIFMEAKPPYSKDLKQAIMVLKNNQDADEVVQSGVRIALGIVEAKQK, from the coding sequence TTGAAATCAGAATCGGAAACTCTATCACTCGATTTAAGGGCCATGATGTATCGTTACTGCTTTCTCCTGTTATTGCTCGTTGGCTGTAATTCTGATCCACAAATTGATTATACCACGCTGACCGTCGATCAGTTACGGAGCAGGTTGACCGATTCTGATCCCAATGTCCGCTGGCAGTCTGTATTTGAACTGGAACGCCGCGAGGGAGGAGGGATACAGGCTGTGAAAGAACTGACGGCCCTGCTGGATGATAAGAATGTGGAAGTGAGACGCGTGACTACCCAGGCATTCGCTGGGATTTTTATGGAGGCGAAGCCACCCTATTCGAAAGATCTAAAACAGGCAATCATGGTGTTGAAGAATAATCAGGATGCTGATGAGGTGGTTCAGTCCGGTGTGCGAATTGCACTGGGGATTGTGGAAGCAAAACAAAAATGA
- a CDS encoding SDR family oxidoreductase, whose protein sequence is MGYEIQGQVALVTGANRGIGKVILEGLLKAGATKVYAAVRDTSSVAGLIDEYGDKVVPVEFDLTKPALIKNAAEVASDVSLVVNNAGVLKPATALSEDAVESLEFEMTANVYGLIRVAQAFAPVLKANGGGALVQLNSVASLKTFPDFTTYCASKAASYAVTQALKEQLKGQGTLVVSVHPGPIATDMGHDAGFDEIAESPELVAEGIVAALKAGEFHVFPDSMAKDVGAAYHSFAENVIEAEMAEG, encoded by the coding sequence ATGGGCTATGAGATTCAGGGGCAGGTGGCGTTGGTCACGGGAGCCAACCGCGGGATTGGGAAAGTGATTCTGGAAGGCTTGCTGAAAGCGGGGGCAACCAAAGTGTATGCGGCTGTCCGTGATACGTCTTCGGTGGCTGGATTGATCGACGAATATGGGGACAAGGTGGTGCCTGTAGAATTTGATCTGACGAAGCCGGCCTTGATCAAAAATGCTGCGGAAGTGGCCAGTGATGTCTCGCTGGTGGTGAATAATGCAGGGGTTCTCAAGCCGGCAACTGCTTTATCTGAAGACGCTGTTGAATCGCTGGAATTCGAGATGACTGCGAACGTGTATGGCCTGATTCGAGTGGCGCAGGCCTTCGCTCCCGTGCTCAAAGCCAATGGTGGCGGGGCGCTGGTGCAGTTGAATTCGGTGGCTTCGCTGAAAACGTTTCCCGATTTCACTACCTACTGTGCTTCCAAAGCGGCCTCATATGCTGTGACACAGGCCTTGAAGGAGCAGCTTAAGGGACAGGGTACCCTGGTGGTCAGCGTGCATCCCGGCCCGATTGCGACGGATATGGGTCACGACGCAGGCTTTGATGAGATCGCAGAGTCGCCAGAGTTAGTCGCTGAGGGAATCGTGGCTGCCTTGAAAGCGGGCGAATTCCATGTCTTCCCCGATTCGATGGCGAAGGATGTGGGAGCCGCTTATCACAGCTTCGCTGAAAATGTGATCGAAGCGGAGATGGCGGAAGGTTGA
- a CDS encoding DUF1559 family PulG-like putative transporter produces MNHIVSENSNLEKKKKHLPRLVEFLIVILIICVLLLLLYPAVQQAREIAKYKSPSRRHLKYLGLAISNFDYVQTENSSWERPVDSSGAPLHSWMTDLLPYIDESAMAAEIDYSQAWDTSENKNVFTITIPKFFNPDLSDVPHQNVQGYGLSHYSANSHLIPFNKTRNLTTVKMHDGQSNTLLIGEIDSSFPAWGDPTNLRDPIRGLKGGPNAYGRPGGEGVFFLFADGSVHLLNKDTDPAVLKALSTPAGGETFPLQQAR; encoded by the coding sequence ATGAATCATATTGTTTCTGAGAATTCTAATTTAGAAAAGAAAAAGAAACATCTCCCGCGATTAGTCGAATTCCTGATCGTCATTTTGATTATTTGTGTTCTGCTCCTGCTTTTATACCCTGCAGTTCAACAGGCTCGTGAAATTGCCAAATATAAATCACCAAGTCGTCGTCACTTAAAATATCTGGGATTAGCGATTTCCAATTTTGACTACGTTCAAACCGAGAACTCATCCTGGGAACGTCCGGTGGATTCATCTGGTGCCCCCTTACATAGTTGGATGACAGACCTGTTGCCTTACATTGATGAATCAGCGATGGCGGCTGAGATTGATTACTCCCAAGCCTGGGACACTTCCGAAAATAAAAATGTCTTCACGATTACAATTCCGAAATTCTTCAATCCTGATTTGTCTGACGTTCCACATCAGAATGTGCAAGGTTATGGGCTTTCCCATTACAGTGCGAATTCTCACCTGATCCCGTTCAACAAAACACGCAACCTGACCACAGTGAAAATGCACGATGGCCAATCAAATACACTTTTGATCGGTGAAATTGATTCTTCATTTCCAGCCTGGGGTGATCCCACCAATTTACGAGATCCCATCCGTGGACTCAAAGGTGGCCCCAACGCCTACGGCAGACCCGGGGGAGAGGGCGTGTTCTTCCTGTTTGCTGACGGCAGCGTTCATTTATTGAATAAAGACACAGACCCGGCTGTACTCAAGGCACTCAGTACTCCCGCTGGGGGAGAAACTTTTCCATTACAGCAGGCCCGATAG
- a CDS encoding carcinine hydrolase/isopenicillin-N N-acyltransferase family protein, whose translation MYANRASLIRMLMLLLIWKSSPLPLDACTTAVISGRATVDGRPLLWKNRDAPARHNEVALLTEGPLRAVAVVNAGSRRSAWMGMNEAGFCIENSLSTDLRQPGKKTGPANGLLIKRALLTCHTVADFKRLLEETNQSGRRTVANFGVIDAQGGAALFETGPTSFTMFDANDPAVAPHGYIVRSNFSTTARDFPANPTPEQLGKIYSAERYSQACSRLDLQKDKGITVDYLIRNLTRDLSDPKGTPWPGTVNGVKQKLPAVIKTDNTISRSTSVSAAVFQGVKPGEDPRLATMWTILGNPSFSIAVPCWVEVQEIADPLADDKGAELGEIAISLRAWSKSDDGKGINTEYLPDIWSDLWSVEDKILSLTSKFQAARVEHGYSPGAVTRFHQKMAQLAMTAMQQELREMKQAAITLPAPPPPAFAPVKKKL comes from the coding sequence ATGTACGCGAACCGGGCCTCGCTGATTCGGATGCTGATGCTGCTGCTGATCTGGAAAAGTTCTCCTCTCCCGCTCGATGCCTGTACCACCGCTGTCATCAGCGGCAGAGCGACAGTCGACGGTCGGCCGCTGCTCTGGAAGAACCGCGATGCCCCTGCCCGGCACAATGAAGTCGCGCTGCTTACAGAAGGTCCGTTGCGGGCTGTTGCCGTCGTCAATGCGGGCAGTCGCAGGTCCGCCTGGATGGGCATGAACGAAGCCGGCTTCTGTATCGAAAACTCTCTCAGTACCGACCTCCGTCAGCCTGGTAAAAAGACCGGCCCCGCCAATGGCCTGCTCATCAAACGCGCCCTGCTGACCTGCCACACGGTCGCAGATTTCAAACGACTGCTCGAAGAAACCAACCAGAGCGGTCGACGCACGGTCGCCAACTTCGGCGTCATCGATGCCCAGGGGGGCGCGGCCCTGTTCGAAACCGGTCCCACCAGCTTTACGATGTTCGACGCCAACGATCCGGCGGTCGCTCCCCACGGTTACATTGTCCGTTCTAATTTCTCCACCACGGCCCGCGATTTTCCGGCCAACCCCACGCCAGAGCAACTCGGTAAGATCTATTCTGCAGAACGCTATTCCCAGGCCTGTTCCCGGCTCGACCTGCAAAAAGACAAAGGCATCACCGTCGATTACCTCATTCGCAATCTGACGCGTGATCTTTCCGACCCCAAAGGCACTCCCTGGCCCGGCACCGTCAATGGTGTCAAACAGAAACTCCCGGCAGTCATCAAAACAGACAACACCATCAGCCGCTCCACCTCCGTTTCCGCTGCCGTCTTTCAAGGCGTGAAACCGGGGGAAGATCCTCGGCTGGCGACGATGTGGACCATCCTGGGTAATCCCAGTTTTTCCATCGCCGTCCCCTGCTGGGTCGAAGTGCAGGAAATCGCCGATCCGCTTGCGGACGACAAAGGAGCTGAGCTTGGCGAAATTGCGATCTCCCTGCGTGCCTGGAGTAAATCCGACGACGGAAAAGGCATCAACACCGAATACCTGCCCGACATCTGGTCTGATCTCTGGTCCGTGGAAGACAAGATCCTCTCGCTGACCAGCAAATTCCAGGCGGCACGCGTGGAGCATGGCTACTCGCCTGGAGCAGTCACCCGGTTCCATCAGAAAATGGCACAGCTCGCGATGACCGCCATGCAGCAGGAACTTCGCGAAATGAAACAGGCGGCGATCACACTCCCGGCCCCTCCGCCACCCGCGTTTGCTCCTGTCAAAAAAAAATTGTGA
- a CDS encoding BPL-N domain-containing protein has translation MRPVSQFLLIVLFVSVCSSLQSAVIADEETPVRVAIFNFPKSGSKGHENLQRFLIPENGFQSTIISPEEIQDGQLKNFDVVIMPGGSGSGQAKALKPEGRAAVRTFVKNGGGYVGICAGAYLASSHYSWSLDIINARVWDRAHWKRGKSNVTIQLTPAGSEVLGKTKSKYNIYYSNGPLLVPDNQPDLPGYQVLASFESEVANNGAPAEAMTGTHAIIRSRFGSGRVICFSPHAETKNGPHSLIAIGVYWAANQE, from the coding sequence ATGCGACCTGTTTCACAATTTCTGTTGATCGTATTATTCGTATCAGTTTGCTCATCTCTCCAATCCGCGGTAATTGCAGACGAGGAAACACCGGTTCGCGTCGCCATCTTTAATTTCCCCAAATCCGGTTCTAAAGGTCATGAAAATCTGCAGCGGTTCCTGATTCCTGAAAACGGCTTCCAGTCCACAATCATTTCTCCTGAAGAAATTCAAGACGGTCAGCTCAAGAACTTCGACGTCGTCATCATGCCGGGCGGCAGTGGCAGTGGTCAGGCCAAAGCACTCAAACCGGAAGGTCGTGCCGCAGTCCGCACGTTCGTGAAAAATGGAGGCGGTTACGTCGGCATCTGTGCTGGCGCTTATCTGGCTTCTTCGCATTACAGTTGGTCGCTCGATATTATCAACGCCCGTGTCTGGGATCGTGCTCACTGGAAACGGGGCAAAAGCAACGTCACCATCCAGTTGACGCCCGCCGGCTCAGAAGTTCTCGGTAAAACAAAATCGAAATACAACATCTATTATTCCAACGGCCCCTTACTCGTCCCTGACAATCAACCCGACCTCCCCGGCTACCAGGTCCTCGCTTCTTTCGAATCCGAAGTCGCCAATAACGGTGCCCCGGCTGAAGCCATGACTGGCACTCACGCCATCATCCGCTCCCGCTTCGGCTCTGGTCGTGTGATCTGCTTCAGTCCGCACGCCGAAACCAAAAACGGACCACATTCCCTCATCGCCATCGGCGTTTACTGGGCCGCGAATCAGGAATGA
- a CDS encoding SUKH-4 family immunity protein, with the protein MSPESFCERWCDDEDEVLIAFPAQSVAGLSIPETSREFLKSAGLPDSAAPFLDFQAPESGVLPDVSEKWNQDPSFQRYRIIGNNGSGDPVCLDEAENGRVVYLNHDLNFKPVLINSSITALAESLLIYRQFVRDCQEQNGEDAWLDCDISEALLVRLNHDLTRIDSTGISPGCFWSMELERLREGDS; encoded by the coding sequence ATGTCGCCTGAATCATTTTGTGAGCGCTGGTGTGATGATGAAGATGAAGTTCTAATTGCATTTCCAGCGCAATCCGTTGCGGGGCTTTCTATCCCTGAAACGTCTCGCGAGTTTTTGAAGTCTGCTGGCCTGCCGGATTCCGCAGCTCCTTTTCTGGATTTTCAGGCTCCTGAATCAGGGGTGCTTCCCGATGTCTCAGAAAAATGGAATCAGGATCCATCATTCCAGCGTTACCGGATTATAGGTAATAATGGTTCGGGCGATCCGGTCTGTCTGGATGAGGCTGAAAATGGACGGGTGGTTTATCTGAATCATGATCTCAATTTTAAACCTGTGCTGATCAATTCATCCATCACGGCACTGGCAGAGTCTCTTTTGATCTATCGACAGTTTGTTCGTGATTGCCAGGAACAAAACGGTGAGGATGCCTGGTTAGATTGTGATATTTCAGAAGCGCTTCTGGTACGTCTCAATCATGATTTAACGCGCATCGATAGTACTGGCATATCACCAGGTTGTTTCTGGTCTATGGAACTGGAACGGCTTCGTGAAGGCGATTCATGA
- a CDS encoding 6-bladed beta-propeller → MKKCLNYIAVAVLFSVTVSLSAAEKVEPVRMGSGIMTFDTVPGWGFDEQGRSVLGPTHGGVVIDKAGNIYTSAKIGVVVFSPDGKVVRRFLGDEYSNIHDMEIREEEDGEFIYGARNANAEGIKFNAETGEMILKMPFPKESGLDLKKFAPTAITVAPNGDIILSDGYASNHIFKFDKNGKYKSHFGKKGNGLKEFNTAHGMTLDTRYDPPRLLICDRNHMPKGRLLHYDLDGNFIEEVITGLGMPTSVSIQGDYVSVPDLHGRLVILDKTNTIVAVLGNNEDPKTHRNFNVPQDQWREGIFSGTHGSYWDKDGNLYVQDWNVSGRLMKLVRVK, encoded by the coding sequence ATGAAAAAGTGCTTGAATTATATTGCGGTGGCTGTGCTATTCAGCGTAACTGTCTCGCTGTCGGCGGCGGAGAAAGTCGAACCAGTGCGGATGGGCAGCGGGATCATGACCTTCGATACAGTGCCCGGCTGGGGATTTGACGAGCAGGGGCGCTCGGTACTGGGACCAACCCACGGCGGCGTTGTGATTGATAAAGCGGGTAACATCTACACGAGCGCCAAAATCGGTGTGGTTGTCTTTTCACCTGATGGAAAAGTCGTGCGGCGTTTTCTAGGGGACGAATATTCCAACATTCATGACATGGAAATTCGCGAAGAGGAAGATGGCGAATTCATTTACGGCGCCCGCAATGCGAACGCGGAGGGTATCAAGTTCAATGCAGAGACGGGTGAGATGATCCTGAAAATGCCGTTCCCGAAAGAATCCGGGCTCGATCTGAAGAAATTCGCTCCGACGGCAATTACCGTGGCTCCCAATGGCGACATCATTCTCTCGGACGGTTATGCCAGCAATCACATTTTCAAGTTTGACAAAAATGGCAAATACAAGTCCCACTTTGGTAAAAAGGGGAACGGGTTGAAGGAATTCAATACCGCGCATGGCATGACGCTGGATACGCGTTACGATCCCCCGCGGCTGCTGATCTGTGACCGCAATCATATGCCCAAAGGACGACTGCTGCATTACGATCTGGATGGTAACTTCATTGAAGAAGTGATTACCGGTCTGGGGATGCCGACATCTGTTTCGATCCAGGGAGATTATGTTTCGGTGCCCGATCTGCACGGACGCCTGGTGATTCTGGACAAAACCAACACCATCGTCGCGGTGCTGGGCAACAATGAAGATCCTAAAACGCATCGCAATTTCAATGTGCCCCAGGATCAGTGGCGCGAAGGCATCTTCAGCGGCACCCATGGTTCCTACTGGGACAAAGATGGCAACCTGTATGTCCAGGACTGGAACGTTTCTGGACGTTTGATGAAACTGGTCCGGGTGAAATAA
- a CDS encoding PDZ domain-containing protein — MKRIALSLMIITMVFSTSLLDVEAGNRGRSGGSKRSGGSSFSRSSRSSNFSRGRTQSRSPRMQSSQRSTRNFSNVRKSPTTNNRKPTMNTIRDHRTPTTRNIRDHRAGNTNFTRDHRQMSVRPKTVNSAPRPRQTFKPIDPGIGNGKPGNGVIRPRPGNGAPKPRPSIKPIDPGIGNGKPGNGGIRPRPGNGVPKPRPSIKPLDPGIGNGKPGTGVIKPRPNPGMGAPKPRPRPQPPVGNGPPKPRPPKPNPGQGHNGHGHQGGGHHGGNNGGHHAGGHHNGGHHNGHHGHHWHNHRPRFSWWWYNYCTPLQNYRPGNYQYCNYVYPTCDYVAPGGQIIEDVRWYLGMKGLMLPGKGIGIESVEANSPADLTGLKPGMVITKCNGVVITDDTTFGQVIAESGGVLELELLESIDGPQLEASVQMTRLPTANF, encoded by the coding sequence ATGAAACGTATCGCACTCAGCCTGATGATCATCACCATGGTTTTCAGCACCAGCCTGTTGGATGTCGAAGCCGGTAATCGCGGCCGCTCCGGTGGTTCAAAACGCTCAGGCGGATCCAGCTTTTCCCGCTCATCACGATCCAGTAATTTTTCTCGCGGCAGGACGCAAAGCCGGTCACCGAGAATGCAATCGTCGCAGCGATCAACCCGGAACTTTTCCAATGTCCGAAAAAGCCCGACGACCAATAACCGTAAACCAACAATGAACACAATTCGTGATCATCGCACCCCGACAACACGTAACATTCGTGATCACCGAGCAGGCAACACGAATTTCACACGCGACCATCGCCAGATGAGCGTCAGACCCAAAACAGTGAATTCAGCACCACGTCCACGCCAGACATTCAAGCCCATTGATCCGGGTATTGGTAACGGTAAACCAGGTAATGGCGTGATTCGTCCTCGTCCCGGTAACGGCGCACCCAAACCACGACCTTCAATTAAACCCATCGATCCGGGTATTGGTAACGGTAAACCAGGCAATGGCGGAATTCGGCCTCGTCCCGGTAACGGCGTGCCCAAACCACGACCTTCAATCAAACCCCTTGACCCGGGTATTGGAAACGGCAAACCAGGTACAGGCGTGATTAAACCTCGTCCTAATCCCGGAATGGGAGCACCAAAACCGCGACCTCGGCCCCAACCTCCCGTTGGTAACGGTCCTCCCAAACCACGTCCGCCAAAACCCAATCCCGGCCAGGGTCACAACGGACACGGTCATCAGGGTGGCGGACATCATGGCGGAAACAATGGCGGGCACCACGCTGGTGGTCATCACAACGGCGGTCATCATAACGGACACCATGGACACCACTGGCACAATCATCGTCCCCGGTTTTCCTGGTGGTGGTACAACTACTGCACGCCTCTGCAAAACTATCGACCAGGCAACTACCAGTATTGCAACTACGTGTACCCGACCTGCGACTATGTCGCTCCCGGCGGTCAGATCATCGAAGACGTTCGCTGGTACCTGGGAATGAAAGGATTGATGTTACCCGGTAAAGGCATCGGCATCGAATCGGTTGAAGCCAATTCTCCCGCTGATCTGACCGGACTCAAACCTGGTATGGTCATCACGAAATGTAACGGCGTCGTCATCACCGACGACACCACCTTCGGACAGGTGATTGCAGAATCCGGCGGTGTCCTGGAACTGGAACTGCTCGAATCGATCGACGGTCCTCAGCTCGAAGCAAGCGTGCAGATGACGCGTCTGCCAACTGCAAACTTCTAG